The sequence AGGGTAAAGTGATGTTAACTGTATTTCAAGCTTTTGCAGAATTTGAGAGGGACTTGATAGTTGAGCGTACTAGAGAAGGACTTAAAAGTGCAAGAGCAAGAGGACGTGTTGGTGGACGTCCCAAAGTGTCAGATAAAAAAATTCAGCAAGCTATTAGTCTATATGATACAAAACAGTATTCAGGAAAAGAAATACATGAAATGACAGGAATTTCTTCTTCTACTTTGTATAGATACCTTGAAAAAAGAAAATACAGTAATTAGAGAGAGGCTCTAAGAGCGTTTGTGCTATTTACTTTGGGTAGTTTTTTCACAAAATAGAAAGATTGAGGAATAGGAGATTAGACATGTTAAGTAATAAGTTAGGTATTACAAATCAAGTTGAACTTGCAAGAGTTGAAGAAAAAATAAGTAAGTCAAACGCAAAGAAATTATACGATACTGGTGATATAAATAAGTTGGAAGTGGGAACATACAAAGGACTAGCAGATATTCATAGGTATCTATTTTCGGATATATATGAATTTGCAGGGAAAATTAGAACCGCCAATATTGCTAAAGGAAACTTTAGATTTGCACCAGTTATGTATTTAGAAGTTTCTCTACATCAAATTGATCAAATGTCACAATCGACTATTGATGAAATTATCGCAAAATACGTTGAGATGAATATCGCTCATCCTTTCCGCGAGAGGAATGGTCGTAGTACAAGAATATGGTTAGATTTGATCCTTAAGAAAGAACTCAAAAAAGTTGTTGATTGGAACTTGATTAATAAAGAAGATTATCTTTCTGCTATGGAACGTAGCCCTGTAAACGATTTGGAGATAGCTCATTTACTAAAGAAATCTTTGATCTCTTTAGTAAATGATCGAGAAGTATACATGAAAGGTATCGATGTTAGCTATTATTATGAGGGATACACTGAATAC is a genomic window of Enterococcus haemoperoxidus ATCC BAA-382 containing:
- the fic gene encoding protein adenylyltransferase Fic, whose protein sequence is MLSNKLGITNQVELARVEEKISKSNAKKLYDTGDINKLEVGTYKGLADIHRYLFSDIYEFAGKIRTANIAKGNFRFAPVMYLEVSLHQIDQMSQSTIDEIIAKYVEMNIAHPFRERNGRSTRIWLDLILKKELKKVVDWNLINKEDYLSAMERSPVNDLEIAHLLKKSLISLVNDREVYMKGIDVSYYYEGYTEYNIEDL